Sequence from the Maribellus comscasis genome:
GAAGGGGACAAAATCGGAACGAATCAAAGACAGGTATGCTGAATCAAATTAATTTTGTACCTATACCTTCACCCTGTAAATCGTTAAACAGGTATCAGGGCAAACAACACCACAATTGGAACAACCTATACAATTTTCAGGATTTTCCATATACGAATAATGATAACCGCGGCTGTTCACTTCTTTATGTAAAGCCAAAACTTCATGCGGACATTCATTTACACAAACACCGCATCCTTTACATCCCTCCTTGTCAACCACAACTGCTCCTTTAACTTTTGCCATTTTGTTGATTTTTCTGATAAATTTAAAAAGCTTTCTGTTTAAAAAAACCCATAAAAATCAGGTTATACCCAAATATTTTTGTGTGGTGAAAATCTTTAAAAGAAATGAATAGTTTCCTGTCAGATTATTAAAATATCACAACAAATAATTCGAGTTTGATTTTTCTAAACAAAACTATTTTTATTCAAGCAAAAAGAATGCAACTAATGTTGCGAATTTTAGATTTTATAAAGGAAACGCGTTAAAATGTTGCGGTGAATTCCGAGATAAGATGCAATATGTTGCCGCTGCAGTTTTGCGCCAAGTTCAGGGTTTTCATTAAAAAACTTACGAATACGTTCCTCGGCATTTAATGACTGAAAAGAATGAATTCTGTCCATCGCCTGGATGT
This genomic interval carries:
- a CDS encoding 4Fe-4S binding protein; the protein is MAKVKGAVVVDKEGCKGCGVCVNECPHEVLALHKEVNSRGYHYSYMENPENCIGCSNCGVVCPDTCLTIYRVKV